One region of Salvia miltiorrhiza cultivar Shanhuang (shh) chromosome 3, IMPLAD_Smil_shh, whole genome shotgun sequence genomic DNA includes:
- the LOC131016983 gene encoding uncharacterized protein LOC131016983 isoform X1 yields the protein MKAGRTVELILNLAGYRNVKSKVVGSRNPHNTVKALFKALNAVNGRNYIIYIDIVFHHCLSFSIALSFARRLKLPKMFKKSLAELLLNHIYCDRLHRYDLDLFLEFLYFCGEVVCEW from the exons ATGAAGGCAGGCAGAACTGTGGAGTTGATTCTTAACTTAGCTGGTTACAGGAATGTGAAATCAAAG GTTGTTGGTTCAAGGAATCCCCACAACACTGTGAAGGCTCTCTTCAAGGCTTTAAATGCGGTAAATgggaggaattatattatatacattGATATTGTATTTCACCATTGTTTATCCTTTTCCATTGCTCTTTCTTTTGCTCGCAGATTGAAACTCCCAAAGATGTTCAAGAAAAGTTTGGCCGAACTGTTGTTGAATCATATCTACTGTGATAGGTTACATAGGTATGATCTTGATCTTTTCCTTGAGTTTCTCTATTTTTGTGGGGAGGTGGTATGTGAGTGGTGA
- the LOC131016983 gene encoding uncharacterized protein LOC131016983 isoform X2, which translates to MKAGRTVELILNLAGYRNVKSKVVGSRNPHNTVKALFKALNAVNGRNYIIYIDIVFHHCLSFSIALSFARRLKLPKMFKKSLAELLLNHIYCDRLHRFTKKQYYLWIA; encoded by the exons ATGAAGGCAGGCAGAACTGTGGAGTTGATTCTTAACTTAGCTGGTTACAGGAATGTGAAATCAAAG GTTGTTGGTTCAAGGAATCCCCACAACACTGTGAAGGCTCTCTTCAAGGCTTTAAATGCGGTAAATgggaggaattatattatatacattGATATTGTATTTCACCATTGTTTATCCTTTTCCATTGCTCTTTCTTTTGCTCGCAGATTGAAACTCCCAAAGATGTTCAAGAAAAGTTTGGCCGAACTGTTGTTGAATCATATCTACTGTGATAGGTTACATAG GTTTACAAAGAAACAATATTATCTGTGGATAGCTTAA